The Acipenser ruthenus chromosome 25, fAciRut3.2 maternal haplotype, whole genome shotgun sequence genome has a window encoding:
- the LOC117413620 gene encoding intraflagellar transport protein 122 homolog isoform X2 produces the protein MRSVPTWIDKVHDRDKVEQCVNDLAFKPDGTQLIVAAGNRVLVYDTSDGTLIQPLKGHKETVYCVDYAKDGKRFASGSADKSIIIWTSKLEGILRYTHNDSIQCIAYNPVTHLLASCSSSDFGLWKPEKKSVAKHKINSKITCCGWTNDGQYLAIGMMNGVVSIRNKNGEEKVKIERPGGALSPIWSIAWNPSNRWRNLWMSSADDEDMLAEGSSQEIPCLWGSTYSSQGSEEDCEEQEEEEESIDKSNLDEHNDILAVADWGQKLSFYQLSGKQIGKDRPLNYDPCCVSYFSKGEYVVMGGSDNQVSLYTKDGVRLGTIGEQNSWVWSCKVKPDSSYVVVGCQDGTLAFYQLVFSTVHGLYKDRYAYRDSMTDVIVQHLITEQKVRIKCRELVKKIAIYKNRLAIQLPEKILIYELYSDDSADMHYRVKEKICKKFECNLLVVCSRHIILCQEKRLQCLSFNSVKEKEWLMESLIRYIKVIGGSPGREGLLVGLKNGAILKIFVDNPFAITLLKQATSVRCLDMSSSRSKLAVVDEHNTCLVYDIHTKELLFQEPNANSVAWNTQCEDMLCFSGNGYLNIKASNFPVHQQKLQGFVVGYNGSKIFCLHVYAMSAVEVPQSAPMYQYLERKMYKEAYQIACLGVTDNDWRELAMEALEGLDFETAKKAFIRIRDLRYLELINSIEERKKRGETNNELFLADVSAYQGKFHEAAKLYKKTGNDPQALNMYTDLRMFEYAKDFLASGDPKDTKMLITKQADWAQNINEPKAAAEMYLSAGEHMKAIEIIGDNGWVDILIDQARKLDKAEREPLSKCAAFFKKLQHHGYAAEIYMKMGDLKSLVLLHVETNHWDEAFEILEKHPQFKDDVYVPYAQWLAENDRFEEAQKAFHQAGRQGEAVKVLEQLTHNAVVESRFNDAAYYYWMLSMQCLDIARENEEKKDEMLEKFHKFQHLAELYHVYHSIQRYTDEPFSSHLPETLFNISRFLLHNLTKDVPLGISKVNTLYALAKQSKALGAYKLARHAYEKLQGHRIPARFQESLELGSLTARSKPFHDSEELVPMCYRCSTNNPLLNNQGNVCINCRQPFIFSASSYEVLPLVQFYLEEGISDEEAVALIDLEAPRAEKKGDKWLEMNNDESQTLRLEESVDDTEEDPFTAKLSFEQGGSEFVPVVVNKSVLRSMSRRDVLIKRWPKPLQWQYYRSLLPDVSITMCPSCFQMFHSEDYELLVLQHNCCPYCRRPIDEST, from the exons ATGAGGTCTGTGCCTACCTGGATAGATAAAGTCCACGACAGAGACAAAGTAGAGCAATG CGTGAATGACCTAGCGTTCAAGCCTGATGGAACACAGCTAATTGTTGCTGCTGGAAACCGAGTTTTG gtttaCGACACATCAGACGGAACCCTTATTCAGCCACTAAAGGGGCATAAAGAAACAGTATATTGTGTGGATTATGCCAAAGATG ggAAGCGTTTTGCCTCAGGATCAGCTGACAAGAGCATCATTATATGGACATCTAAACTGGAAGGCATTTTGAGATACAC ACATAATGATTCAATTCAGTGTATTGCATATAACCCTGTTACACACCTGCTGGCATCATGCTCCTCCAGTGACTTTG GTTTATGGAAACCAGAAAAGAAATCAGTCGCCAAGCACAAAATCAACAGTAAAATCACCTGCTGTGG GTGGACCAACGATGGGCAGTACCTTGCTATCGGCATGATGAATGGAGTTGTGAGCATCAGGAATAAGAACGGAGAGGAGAAGGTGAAAATCGAACGCCCTGGAGGTGCTCTGTCCCCCATCTGGTCTATTGCCTGGAACCCATCAAA TAGGTGGAGGAACCTATGGATGAGTAGTGCAGATGATGAAGATATGCTGGCGGAGGGCAGTAGTCAGGAGATCCCTTGCTTGTGGGGCAGCACGTACTCCAGTCAGGGCAGTGAGGAGGActgtgaggagcaggaggaggaggaagagagcaTTGACAAAAGCAATCT AGATGAACACAATGACATCCTGGCAGTGGCAGACTGGGGGCAGAAGCTGTCGTTCTACCAGCTTAGTGGAAAACAG atCGGAAAAGACAGACCTCTGAATTATGACCCGTGCTGCGTCAGCTACTTCTCGAAAGGGGAATATGTTGTGATGGGCGGCTCAGATAATCAGGTTTCGCTTTACACCAAAGACGGGGTTCGTCTCGGTACCATTGGAGAACAGAATTCCTGGGTCTGGTCATGTAAGGTGAAACCAGACTCTAGCTACGTG GTGGTAGGCTGCCAGGACGGGACCCTTGCTTTTTACCAGCTGGTCTTTAGTACTGTCCATGGGCTGTATAAAGACCGCTATGCCTATAGGGACAGCATGACAGATGTCATTGTCCAGCATCTCATCACTGAACAGAAGG tgaGAATCAAATGCAGAGAACTGGTAAAGAAAATTGCTATCTACAAAAACAGACTGGCAATCCAGCTACCAGAGAAAATCCTGATTTATGAACTGTATTCCGATGACTCTGCAGACATGCATTACCGCGTGAAAGAGAAAATCTGCAAGAAATTTGAGTGCAACCTACTGGTTGTGTGTTCACGGCATATCATCTTGTGCCAG GAAAAAAGACTGCAATGTTTGTCCTTTAACAGTGTAAAAGAGAAGGAGTGGCTTATGGAGTCATTGATTCGGTACATAAAGGTGATTGGTGGATCTCCTGGAAGGGAAGGACTTCTGGTTGGCTTGAAGAATGGCGCG ATTCTGAAGATATTTGTGGACAACCCCTTTGCGATCACCCTGCTGAAGCAGGCAACCTCAGTGCGCTGCCTGGACATGAGCTCCTCGCGCAGCAAGCTGGCTGTGGTGGACGAGCACAACACCTGCCTTGTGTATGACATCCACACCAAGGAGCTGCTCTTCCAG GAACCGAATGCGAACAGCGTGGCATGGAATACCCAGTGTGAGGACATGCTGTGTTTCTCAGGCAACGGATACCTCAACATCAAAGCCAGTAACTTTCCAGTTCACCAGCAGAAACTCCAGGGCTTCGTGGTGGGGTACAATGGCTCCAAGATCTTCTGCTTGCATGTCTATGCAATGTCAGCAGTAGAGGTTCCCCAG TCTGCTCCCATGTACCAGTACCTGGAGAGAAAAATGTATAAAGAAGCCTATCAGATAGCTTGTCTAGGAGTGACTGACAATGACTGGAGAGAACTGGCAATGGAGGCCCTGGAAGGACTGGATTTCGAAACTGCAAAGAAG gcGTTTATCCGAATTCGCGATCTCCGCTACCTGGAGCTTATCAACAGTATTGAG gAGAGGAAGAAACGTGGAGAGACCAACAATGAACTGTTCCTGGCAGATGTGTCTGCCTACCAGGGGAAATTTCACGAGGCAGCAAAACTCTACAAGAAGACCGGCAATGACCCTCAAGCTCTCAACATGTACACAGATCTGCGCATGTTTGAATATGCCAAG GATTTCCTCGCCTCTGGTGACCCCAAGGACACCAAGATGCTGATTACCAAACAAGCGGACTGGGCTCAGAACATCAACGAGCCCAAAGCAGCGGCAGAGATGTATCTTTCAGCTGGGGAGCACATGAAGGCCATAGAAATCATCGGGGATAATGGCTGGGTAGATAT TTTAATTGATCAAGCACGGAAACTGGACAAGGCAGAGCGGGAACCCTTGTCAAAGTGTGCCGCCTTCTTCAAGAAACTGCAGCACCATGGGTATGCTGCAGAGATCTACATGAAGATGGGAGACCTCAAATCTCTAGTCCTTCTGCACGTGGAAACAAATCACTGGGATGAG GCCTTTGAAATTTTAGAGAAGCACCCCCAGTTCAAAGACGATGTGTATGTACCGTATGCACAGTGGCTGGCGGAGAACGACCGCTTTGAAGAAGCACAGAAAG CGTTCCACCAGGCTGGTAGGCAGGGCGAGGCAGTGAAGGTACTTGAGCAGCTCACTCACAACGCTGTTGTGGAAAGCAGGTTTAATGATGCAGCTTATTACTATTGGATGCTGTCAATGCAGTGTCTGGATATAGCAAGGG AAAACGAAGAGAAGAAAGATGAAATGTTAGAGAAATTTCACAAGTTCCAGCACCTGGCAGAACTATACCACGTTTACCACTCCATCCAGAGATACACG GATGAACCCTTCAGTTCCCATCTACCAGAAACACTCTTCAACATCTCCAGATTCTTACTGCACAACCTTACCAAGGATGTACCACTGGGGATCTCCAAAGT AAATACTCTGTATGCTTTGGCTAAACAGAGCAAAGCCCTGGGAGCGTATAAGCTGGCAAGGCATGCCTATGAGAAGCTGCAGGGCCACCGGATCCCAGCCCGCTTCCAGGAGTCCTTGGAGCTGGGCAGCCTGACTGCGCGCTCCAAACCCTTCCATGACAGTGAG GAGCTTGTACCAATGTGCTATAGATGCTCTACTAACAACCCGCTGCTAAATAATCAAGGGAATGTGTGCATTAACTGCAGACAGCCTTTCATCTTCTCAGCCTCGTCCTATG AGGTGCTGCCTCTTGTGCAGTTCTACCTGGAAGAGGGCATCTCTGATGAAGAGGCGGTGGCTCTCATTGACCTGGAGGCACCCAGGGCTGAGAAGAAGGGTGACAAATGGCTGGAGATGAACAATGATG
- the LOC117413620 gene encoding intraflagellar transport protein 122 homolog isoform X1, translating into MRSVPTWIDKVHDRDKVEQCVNDLAFKPDGTQLIVAAGNRVLVYDTSDGTLIQPLKGHKETVYCVDYAKDGKRFASGSADKSIIIWTSKLEGILRYTHNDSIQCIAYNPVTHLLASCSSSDFGLWKPEKKSVAKHKINSKITCCGWTNDGQYLAIGMMNGVVSIRNKNGEEKVKIERPGGALSPIWSIAWNPSKDEHNDILAVADWGQKLSFYQLSGKQIGKDRPLNYDPCCVSYFSKGEYVVMGGSDNQVSLYTKDGVRLGTIGEQNSWVWSCKVKPDSSYVVVGCQDGTLAFYQLVFSTVHGLYKDRYAYRDSMTDVIVQHLITEQKVRIKCRELVKKIAIYKNRLAIQLPEKILIYELYSDDSADMHYRVKEKICKKFECNLLVVCSRHIILCQEKRLQCLSFNSVKEKEWLMESLIRYIKVIGGSPGREGLLVGLKNGAILKIFVDNPFAITLLKQATSVRCLDMSSSRSKLAVVDEHNTCLVYDIHTKELLFQEPNANSVAWNTQCEDMLCFSGNGYLNIKASNFPVHQQKLQGFVVGYNGSKIFCLHVYAMSAVEVPQSAPMYQYLERKMYKEAYQIACLGVTDNDWRELAMEALEGLDFETAKKAFIRIRDLRYLELINSIEERKKRGETNNELFLADVSAYQGKFHEAAKLYKKTGNDPQALNMYTDLRMFEYAKDFLASGDPKDTKMLITKQADWAQNINEPKAAAEMYLSAGEHMKAIEIIGDNGWVDILIDQARKLDKAEREPLSKCAAFFKKLQHHGYAAEIYMKMGDLKSLVLLHVETNHWDEAFEILEKHPQFKDDVYVPYAQWLAENDRFEEAQKAFHQAGRQGEAVKVLEQLTHNAVVESRFNDAAYYYWMLSMQCLDIARENEEKKDEMLEKFHKFQHLAELYHVYHSIQRYTDEPFSSHLPETLFNISRFLLHNLTKDVPLGISKVNTLYALAKQSKALGAYKLARHAYEKLQGHRIPARFQESLELGSLTARSKPFHDSEELVPMCYRCSTNNPLLNNQGNVCINCRQPFIFSASSYEVLPLVQFYLEEGISDEEAVALIDLEAPRAEKKGDKWLEMNNDESQTLRLEESVDDTEEDPFTAKLSFEQGGSEFVPVVVNKSVLRSMSRRDVLIKRWPKPLQWQYYRSLLPDVSITMCPSCFQMFHSEDYELLVLQHNCCPYCRRPIDEST; encoded by the exons ATGAGGTCTGTGCCTACCTGGATAGATAAAGTCCACGACAGAGACAAAGTAGAGCAATG CGTGAATGACCTAGCGTTCAAGCCTGATGGAACACAGCTAATTGTTGCTGCTGGAAACCGAGTTTTG gtttaCGACACATCAGACGGAACCCTTATTCAGCCACTAAAGGGGCATAAAGAAACAGTATATTGTGTGGATTATGCCAAAGATG ggAAGCGTTTTGCCTCAGGATCAGCTGACAAGAGCATCATTATATGGACATCTAAACTGGAAGGCATTTTGAGATACAC ACATAATGATTCAATTCAGTGTATTGCATATAACCCTGTTACACACCTGCTGGCATCATGCTCCTCCAGTGACTTTG GTTTATGGAAACCAGAAAAGAAATCAGTCGCCAAGCACAAAATCAACAGTAAAATCACCTGCTGTGG GTGGACCAACGATGGGCAGTACCTTGCTATCGGCATGATGAATGGAGTTGTGAGCATCAGGAATAAGAACGGAGAGGAGAAGGTGAAAATCGAACGCCCTGGAGGTGCTCTGTCCCCCATCTGGTCTATTGCCTGGAACCCATCAAA AGATGAACACAATGACATCCTGGCAGTGGCAGACTGGGGGCAGAAGCTGTCGTTCTACCAGCTTAGTGGAAAACAG atCGGAAAAGACAGACCTCTGAATTATGACCCGTGCTGCGTCAGCTACTTCTCGAAAGGGGAATATGTTGTGATGGGCGGCTCAGATAATCAGGTTTCGCTTTACACCAAAGACGGGGTTCGTCTCGGTACCATTGGAGAACAGAATTCCTGGGTCTGGTCATGTAAGGTGAAACCAGACTCTAGCTACGTG GTGGTAGGCTGCCAGGACGGGACCCTTGCTTTTTACCAGCTGGTCTTTAGTACTGTCCATGGGCTGTATAAAGACCGCTATGCCTATAGGGACAGCATGACAGATGTCATTGTCCAGCATCTCATCACTGAACAGAAGG tgaGAATCAAATGCAGAGAACTGGTAAAGAAAATTGCTATCTACAAAAACAGACTGGCAATCCAGCTACCAGAGAAAATCCTGATTTATGAACTGTATTCCGATGACTCTGCAGACATGCATTACCGCGTGAAAGAGAAAATCTGCAAGAAATTTGAGTGCAACCTACTGGTTGTGTGTTCACGGCATATCATCTTGTGCCAG GAAAAAAGACTGCAATGTTTGTCCTTTAACAGTGTAAAAGAGAAGGAGTGGCTTATGGAGTCATTGATTCGGTACATAAAGGTGATTGGTGGATCTCCTGGAAGGGAAGGACTTCTGGTTGGCTTGAAGAATGGCGCG ATTCTGAAGATATTTGTGGACAACCCCTTTGCGATCACCCTGCTGAAGCAGGCAACCTCAGTGCGCTGCCTGGACATGAGCTCCTCGCGCAGCAAGCTGGCTGTGGTGGACGAGCACAACACCTGCCTTGTGTATGACATCCACACCAAGGAGCTGCTCTTCCAG GAACCGAATGCGAACAGCGTGGCATGGAATACCCAGTGTGAGGACATGCTGTGTTTCTCAGGCAACGGATACCTCAACATCAAAGCCAGTAACTTTCCAGTTCACCAGCAGAAACTCCAGGGCTTCGTGGTGGGGTACAATGGCTCCAAGATCTTCTGCTTGCATGTCTATGCAATGTCAGCAGTAGAGGTTCCCCAG TCTGCTCCCATGTACCAGTACCTGGAGAGAAAAATGTATAAAGAAGCCTATCAGATAGCTTGTCTAGGAGTGACTGACAATGACTGGAGAGAACTGGCAATGGAGGCCCTGGAAGGACTGGATTTCGAAACTGCAAAGAAG gcGTTTATCCGAATTCGCGATCTCCGCTACCTGGAGCTTATCAACAGTATTGAG gAGAGGAAGAAACGTGGAGAGACCAACAATGAACTGTTCCTGGCAGATGTGTCTGCCTACCAGGGGAAATTTCACGAGGCAGCAAAACTCTACAAGAAGACCGGCAATGACCCTCAAGCTCTCAACATGTACACAGATCTGCGCATGTTTGAATATGCCAAG GATTTCCTCGCCTCTGGTGACCCCAAGGACACCAAGATGCTGATTACCAAACAAGCGGACTGGGCTCAGAACATCAACGAGCCCAAAGCAGCGGCAGAGATGTATCTTTCAGCTGGGGAGCACATGAAGGCCATAGAAATCATCGGGGATAATGGCTGGGTAGATAT TTTAATTGATCAAGCACGGAAACTGGACAAGGCAGAGCGGGAACCCTTGTCAAAGTGTGCCGCCTTCTTCAAGAAACTGCAGCACCATGGGTATGCTGCAGAGATCTACATGAAGATGGGAGACCTCAAATCTCTAGTCCTTCTGCACGTGGAAACAAATCACTGGGATGAG GCCTTTGAAATTTTAGAGAAGCACCCCCAGTTCAAAGACGATGTGTATGTACCGTATGCACAGTGGCTGGCGGAGAACGACCGCTTTGAAGAAGCACAGAAAG CGTTCCACCAGGCTGGTAGGCAGGGCGAGGCAGTGAAGGTACTTGAGCAGCTCACTCACAACGCTGTTGTGGAAAGCAGGTTTAATGATGCAGCTTATTACTATTGGATGCTGTCAATGCAGTGTCTGGATATAGCAAGGG AAAACGAAGAGAAGAAAGATGAAATGTTAGAGAAATTTCACAAGTTCCAGCACCTGGCAGAACTATACCACGTTTACCACTCCATCCAGAGATACACG GATGAACCCTTCAGTTCCCATCTACCAGAAACACTCTTCAACATCTCCAGATTCTTACTGCACAACCTTACCAAGGATGTACCACTGGGGATCTCCAAAGT AAATACTCTGTATGCTTTGGCTAAACAGAGCAAAGCCCTGGGAGCGTATAAGCTGGCAAGGCATGCCTATGAGAAGCTGCAGGGCCACCGGATCCCAGCCCGCTTCCAGGAGTCCTTGGAGCTGGGCAGCCTGACTGCGCGCTCCAAACCCTTCCATGACAGTGAG GAGCTTGTACCAATGTGCTATAGATGCTCTACTAACAACCCGCTGCTAAATAATCAAGGGAATGTGTGCATTAACTGCAGACAGCCTTTCATCTTCTCAGCCTCGTCCTATG AGGTGCTGCCTCTTGTGCAGTTCTACCTGGAAGAGGGCATCTCTGATGAAGAGGCGGTGGCTCTCATTGACCTGGAGGCACCCAGGGCTGAGAAGAAGGGTGACAAATGGCTGGAGATGAACAATGATG